The Marinilongibacter aquaticus genome has a window encoding:
- a CDS encoding SDR family NAD(P)-dependent oxidoreductase, whose translation MNKIALVTGGSRGLGKNMALALAEKGLDVVITFKSNQAEARKVTDEIEALGQKAVGLQLDVADSKSFEGFIADLESALENKFGTKKIDFLVNNAGIGIHAGYAETTEEQFDLLMNIHLKAAFFLTQKVLPVLNDGGGIVNISTGLARFTSPGYDAYAVMKGGIETLTKYQAKTLGKRGIRVNTVAPGAIETDFGGGTVRDNKEVNQFLASQTALGRVGLPDDIGGVVAFLCTDDARWITAQRIEASGGMFI comes from the coding sequence ATGAACAAAATAGCATTGGTAACTGGCGGAAGCCGAGGATTGGGCAAAAATATGGCCTTGGCTTTGGCCGAGAAAGGATTGGATGTGGTCATCACCTTCAAATCGAACCAAGCGGAAGCCCGAAAAGTGACGGACGAAATCGAGGCTTTGGGGCAAAAGGCCGTGGGCTTGCAATTGGATGTGGCCGATTCGAAATCTTTCGAAGGCTTTATCGCCGATTTAGAATCGGCTTTGGAAAACAAGTTCGGTACAAAGAAAATCGATTTCTTGGTCAACAACGCAGGCATTGGCATACATGCCGGCTATGCCGAAACGACTGAAGAGCAATTCGATTTATTGATGAACATCCATTTGAAAGCGGCGTTTTTCCTGACACAAAAAGTCCTTCCCGTATTGAACGATGGCGGCGGTATTGTGAATATTTCTACAGGATTGGCACGTTTCACGTCTCCGGGATATGATGCCTATGCCGTAATGAAGGGCGGTATCGAGACTTTGACGAAATACCAAGCCAAAACCTTAGGAAAGCGGGGCATACGCGTGAACACCGTGGCACCGGGAGCTATCGAAACGGATTTCGGTGGAGGTACGGTTCGCGACAACAAAGAAGTGAATCAGTTTTTGGCTTCGCAAACCGCCTTGGGAAGAGTGGGTTTGCCCGACGACATCGGTGGAGTGGTGGCTTTTCTGTGTACAGACGATGCCCGTTGGATTACCGCCCAAAGAATTGAAGCTTCTGGCGGGATGTTCATCTAA
- a CDS encoding class I SAM-dependent methyltransferase codes for MELNEAQELIAGARLNRDQPQLWADLGCGEALFSRALAHLLPAESRIICCDKEKPHFVRMTEAGVSLEFEQLDFEKALLQEKLDGVLMANALHYASDPQETLSRWQAILKPGGYFLCIEYDTKHANRWVPFPLSVKNLEQLLHKLGAREIQKLGERKSLYGAKMYALMCKFASKPD; via the coding sequence TTGGAACTGAATGAAGCACAGGAATTAATTGCAGGGGCTCGATTGAATAGAGACCAGCCGCAGCTTTGGGCCGATTTGGGTTGTGGCGAGGCTTTGTTCAGTCGGGCTTTGGCTCATTTATTGCCTGCGGAAAGTCGTATCATTTGCTGCGATAAAGAGAAGCCGCATTTTGTAAGAATGACGGAAGCTGGGGTTTCACTCGAATTCGAACAGCTTGATTTCGAAAAGGCCCTGTTGCAAGAAAAATTGGACGGCGTACTCATGGCCAATGCCTTGCATTATGCTTCCGATCCACAGGAAACTTTAAGCCGTTGGCAGGCGATTTTGAAGCCCGGCGGCTATTTTTTGTGTATAGAATACGATACGAAACACGCAAACCGCTGGGTGCCTTTTCCGCTCAGTGTCAAAAACTTGGAGCAGCTCTTGCACAAGCTCGGTGCAAGAGAAATTCAAAAATTGGGTGAACGTAAATCGCTTTATGGGGCAAAAATGTATGCGTTGATGTGTAAGTTTGCAAGCAAACCCGATTGA
- a CDS encoding carbonic anhydrase, with translation MNIQQIFENNTDWVKQKLSLDSDYFDQLSKGQSPEILYIGCSDSRVTAEEMMGVGPGEAFIHRNIANMVPNTDLSSMSVIEYAVTHLKVNHVVVCGHYYCGGVKAAMQSADLGILNPWLRNIRDVYRLHAPELNGIKDEEERYKRLVELNVQEQCINVIKTAAVQKAYKDRPLTVHGWIFDIKTGKIIDLQIEFDKILSEIQEIYRLD, from the coding sequence ATGAACATTCAGCAGATTTTTGAAAACAACACCGATTGGGTGAAGCAGAAACTCAGTCTCGATTCTGATTACTTCGATCAATTGTCGAAAGGGCAGAGTCCAGAAATTCTCTACATTGGCTGTTCCGATAGCCGTGTGACTGCCGAAGAAATGATGGGCGTAGGCCCCGGGGAGGCCTTTATTCACCGAAATATCGCCAATATGGTGCCCAATACCGATTTGAGCTCCATGTCGGTAATCGAATATGCCGTAACCCACTTGAAAGTGAATCATGTGGTGGTTTGTGGGCATTATTACTGTGGAGGTGTGAAAGCCGCGATGCAGTCGGCCGATTTGGGCATTTTGAATCCTTGGCTCCGAAATATCCGTGATGTATACCGTTTGCATGCTCCGGAATTGAACGGCATTAAAGACGAAGAGGAAAGATACAAGCGATTGGTCGAATTGAATGTACAAGAGCAATGCATCAATGTGATCAAAACGGCCGCGGTGCAGAAAGCCTATAAAGACCGCCCGTTGACCGTGCACGGTTGGATTTTCGATATCAAAACCGGAAAGATCATCGATCTGCAAATCGAATTCGATAAAATTTTGAGCGAAATCCAAGAAATCTACAGACTGGATTAA
- a CDS encoding bleomycin resistance protein: protein MLTDVFPKLPFIDKESTLEYYTERLGFTLISDYGDYFILRKDKVVLHFFSFPTLQPKKSDFMIYLEVDEDIESLYESLQEKGVPIHPNAPLSEKPWKRKEFALIDPNGTLLTFGQSV from the coding sequence ATGTTGACAGACGTATTTCCCAAATTGCCTTTCATCGATAAAGAATCGACATTGGAATACTATACCGAGCGACTGGGTTTCACCTTGATTTCGGATTACGGAGATTACTTTATTCTGAGAAAAGACAAAGTCGTTCTGCACTTTTTCTCTTTTCCCACTTTGCAGCCCAAGAAATCGGATTTTATGATTTATCTCGAAGTAGACGAAGATATAGAATCCCTTTACGAAAGTTTGCAAGAGAAAGGCGTGCCCATTCATCCCAATGCCCCATTGAGCGAAAAACCTTGGAAAAGGAAAGAATTTGCCCTAATCGACCCGAACGGCACACTGCTTACCTTTGGTCAGTCGGTGTAG
- a CDS encoding DUF3817 domain-containing protein, giving the protein MNYQRFHAIFALLCSNNQIGLFTMLRLFSFISYSEGISYLVLFINMLIIKRIDIDLYQKLLFPIGITHGFLFIAYMVLALYLKFKLRWSFKKFVLIAVASLLPFGTFYSEAKWVNNNI; this is encoded by the coding sequence ATGAATTATCAGCGATTCCATGCTATTTTTGCCTTGCTTTGTTCAAACAATCAAATCGGTCTATTTACGATGCTTCGTCTCTTTTCATTCATCAGCTATTCAGAAGGTATTTCATATTTGGTCTTGTTCATCAACATGCTGATCATAAAACGCATAGATATTGATCTGTACCAAAAATTGCTTTTCCCCATTGGCATTACCCACGGCTTCCTTTTCATAGCCTACATGGTTTTGGCCCTTTACCTGAAATTCAAATTGAGATGGAGCTTCAAAAAATTTGTGCTCATTGCGGTGGCTTCCCTGCTTCCTTTCGGCACCTTCTATTCTGAAGCCAAATGGGTAAACAACAACATTTGA
- a CDS encoding helix-turn-helix domain-containing protein, whose translation MEKSSARALSAYNTELKLKGFNAFRIEDDGNATRVYSRKDFYKICLTTGRSKIHYADRSFEAEDTILFFGNPHIPYSWETLSKTYVGYTCLFSEEFFLTSDRSESLIQSPLFKIDGTPILHINETQRLFLNGLFEKMIEEQKADYVFKGDLIRNYIQLILHEALKMQPSDNFNLVQNASSRLTRVFLELLERQFPIENVQSPLQLNTAKDYANSLSVHVNYLNKAVKEITGKPTTAHISDRIVAEAKALLQHTDWNVSEIALSLGFEYTTYFNNFFKKHTGLNPGSFRLEKV comes from the coding sequence ATGGAGAAAAGCAGTGCTAGAGCCCTCTCGGCTTACAATACAGAATTGAAATTGAAAGGCTTCAATGCTTTCCGCATCGAAGACGACGGGAACGCCACGCGTGTATACAGCCGCAAAGATTTTTATAAAATTTGTCTGACCACAGGGCGAAGTAAAATCCATTATGCCGACCGCAGTTTCGAGGCCGAAGACACCATTTTGTTTTTTGGCAATCCGCACATTCCTTATTCGTGGGAAACACTTTCCAAAACCTATGTCGGTTATACTTGTTTGTTTTCCGAAGAGTTTTTCCTGACTTCCGACCGCAGCGAGAGTTTGATTCAATCGCCTCTTTTTAAAATTGATGGCACTCCGATACTGCATATCAACGAAACACAGCGGCTCTTTTTAAATGGACTTTTCGAAAAAATGATTGAAGAACAGAAAGCCGATTACGTGTTCAAAGGCGACCTGATTCGCAACTACATACAGCTCATTTTGCATGAAGCCCTGAAAATGCAACCTTCCGATAATTTCAATTTGGTGCAGAATGCTTCATCCCGTTTGACCCGCGTGTTTCTCGAATTGCTTGAAAGGCAGTTTCCGATTGAAAACGTGCAAAGTCCGCTGCAGTTGAATACGGCCAAAGACTATGCCAACAGCCTTTCGGTGCACGTCAATTATTTGAACAAAGCTGTAAAGGAAATTACAGGAAAACCAACCACTGCCCACATCAGCGACAGGATTGTGGCCGAAGCCAAGGCTCTGCTGCAACATACCGACTGGAATGTCAGTGAAATCGCCCTTTCTTTGGGTTTCGAATACACCACCTACTTCAATAATTTCTTTAAAAAGCATACAGGACTCAATCCCGGGAGCTTCAGGCTAGAGAAGGTTTGA
- a CDS encoding cupin domain-containing protein, with the protein MMPLKSFVSALLFASLWACQTENKSEENQVETQAVEAIFPQGQKGSDAFFTGNAYNYGLVPMDSTYDMLIGNVYFEPGARSNWHTHPSGQILIITAGEGYHQLEGQPIEKLKKGSVVKCPPNVRHWHGASPNTGMQQMYVIPNTEKGIVDWMEAVSDAQYQDLN; encoded by the coding sequence ATGATGCCATTGAAATCATTTGTTTCCGCTCTTTTGTTCGCTTCGCTTTGGGCCTGTCAAACGGAAAATAAATCCGAAGAAAATCAAGTTGAAACGCAGGCAGTCGAAGCCATTTTTCCGCAAGGCCAGAAAGGTTCGGACGCGTTTTTTACGGGCAATGCCTACAACTACGGCTTGGTGCCCATGGATTCTACATACGACATGTTGATTGGCAATGTCTATTTCGAGCCGGGAGCCCGCAGCAATTGGCATACGCACCCTTCTGGGCAAATTTTGATCATTACCGCGGGTGAGGGTTATCATCAATTGGAAGGGCAGCCTATCGAGAAATTGAAGAAAGGAAGTGTGGTGAAGTGCCCGCCCAATGTGCGGCATTGGCACGGAGCATCGCCGAATACGGGCATGCAACAAATGTATGTGATTCCGAATACGGAAAAGGGCATTGTGGATTGGATGGAAGCGGTAAGCGATGCACAATATCAAGACCTGAACTGA
- a CDS encoding aldo/keto reductase: protein MTGKYGRKNNTKMIFEETYALNNGLEIPKLGLGTWFIDNVSVVQAVKEAVELGYRHIDTAQAYQNEEGVGKGIVASGLKREALFITTKLAAEVKSYEEAVASIEQSLGTMGLDYIDLMIIHSPKPWMEFHSEERFDEGNRQAWKALEEAYKAGKLKAIGVSNFQKADLENILSSCTVKPMVNQILAHISNTPFELINFCQEQGILVEAYSPVAHGELMKNTDVQKLAEKYGVSVPQLGIKYCLQLGLLPLPKTANPAHMKNNAELDFTIDAEDMAFLKNMEQIEDYGEASIFPVYGGKLK from the coding sequence ATGACCGGGAAATACGGTCGCAAAAACAATACAAAGATGATTTTTGAAGAAACATATGCACTGAACAATGGATTGGAGATACCGAAACTCGGTTTGGGAACTTGGTTCATCGACAATGTAAGCGTGGTACAAGCTGTAAAAGAAGCAGTGGAATTGGGGTATCGCCATATCGATACGGCTCAGGCGTATCAAAACGAAGAAGGCGTGGGTAAAGGCATTGTGGCCAGCGGTTTGAAACGCGAAGCACTTTTCATTACTACCAAATTGGCCGCCGAGGTGAAAAGCTACGAAGAGGCTGTGGCTTCGATCGAGCAATCTCTCGGAACCATGGGATTGGATTACATCGATTTGATGATTATTCACAGTCCGAAACCTTGGATGGAATTTCACAGCGAAGAGCGTTTCGACGAAGGAAATCGCCAGGCTTGGAAAGCCTTGGAAGAAGCCTATAAAGCCGGTAAACTAAAAGCCATTGGAGTGTCCAATTTCCAAAAGGCAGACCTTGAGAATATTCTGTCTTCGTGTACAGTTAAGCCCATGGTCAATCAGATTTTGGCCCACATCAGCAATACGCCTTTTGAACTGATCAATTTTTGCCAAGAGCAGGGCATTTTGGTTGAAGCCTATTCGCCTGTGGCCCATGGTGAGTTGATGAAAAATACGGATGTGCAAAAGCTGGCCGAAAAGTACGGCGTTTCTGTGCCGCAATTGGGAATTAAATACTGTTTGCAATTGGGTTTATTGCCTTTGCCCAAAACGGCGAATCCGGCCCACATGAAAAACAATGCTGAGCTCGATTTCACGATTGATGCCGAAGACATGGCATTTCTGAAAAACATGGAACAAATAGAAGATTACGGCGAAGCCAGTATATTTCCTGTGTATGGCGGTAAACTGAAATAG
- a CDS encoding cyclophilin-like fold protein, whose amino-acid sequence MEEGIAIDIFVGTKRFAGLLFENQTAESLLAQMPFETKLEDYAGNEQIFYPATALHTEGALSGAKAQKGDIMYYAPWGDVALFYKDFRFAAGLIPLGRVQDIDALLRALPTTDSTVLFEIKR is encoded by the coding sequence ATGGAAGAGGGTATAGCAATCGATATATTTGTAGGGACAAAGCGTTTTGCAGGCCTTTTGTTCGAAAACCAAACGGCTGAGAGTCTGTTGGCACAAATGCCTTTCGAAACGAAATTGGAAGATTATGCAGGCAATGAGCAGATTTTCTATCCGGCTACCGCATTGCACACAGAGGGGGCCCTTTCGGGGGCGAAAGCCCAAAAGGGCGACATAATGTATTACGCTCCTTGGGGAGATGTGGCTCTGTTTTACAAGGATTTTCGCTTTGCTGCAGGTTTGATCCCATTGGGACGCGTGCAGGATATCGATGCTTTACTCAGGGCCCTTCCGACTACGGATTCAACAGTTTTATTCGAAATAAAAAGATAA
- a CDS encoding (R)-mandelonitrile lyase yields the protein MQIFKNGVTPSMKGPADWFTGDVRIDFLFQKQEATRAAGALVTFEPGARTAWHTHPAGQTLIVESGLGWVQREGGPIEEIRPGDVVYFEPNEKHWHGASDKKAMSHIAIQEEVDGSAVTWLEKVSDEQYAAQ from the coding sequence ATGCAGATTTTCAAAAATGGAGTTACCCCTTCGATGAAAGGGCCAGCAGATTGGTTTACCGGGGATGTAAGGATAGATTTTTTGTTTCAAAAACAAGAGGCTACCCGTGCGGCAGGGGCTTTGGTTACTTTTGAGCCGGGGGCCCGCACGGCTTGGCATACGCATCCGGCGGGTCAGACTTTGATTGTGGAATCGGGTTTGGGTTGGGTGCAACGTGAAGGCGGCCCGATCGAAGAGATTCGTCCGGGTGATGTGGTGTATTTCGAACCGAACGAAAAACATTGGCACGGTGCATCAGACAAGAAAGCCATGAGCCATATTGCCATTCAGGAAGAAGTGGACGGCTCTGCGGTGACTTGGCTCGAAAAAGTGTCGGATGAGCAATACGCTGCTCAATGA
- a CDS encoding DUF2255 family protein — MSEAEKIAAQDDFHIAPFRPDGQGTGTLTWIWSVNVGERLFVRAYNGVRSRWFQSAMQQKAGKIKALGKEKLVGFERVEEGLMQKKIDEAYRKKYASSPYLNSMISERAKAATVEIVL; from the coding sequence ATGAGTGAAGCAGAAAAAATAGCGGCCCAAGACGATTTCCACATTGCCCCCTTTCGGCCAGATGGCCAGGGCACGGGCACACTGACTTGGATTTGGTCTGTAAACGTGGGAGAGAGACTGTTTGTGCGAGCCTACAATGGTGTCCGTTCCCGCTGGTTTCAATCGGCCATGCAGCAAAAAGCAGGCAAAATAAAGGCATTGGGAAAAGAAAAGTTGGTGGGTTTTGAGCGAGTGGAAGAGGGGCTTATGCAAAAGAAGATCGACGAAGCCTATCGCAAGAAATACGCATCCAGTCCGTATTTGAACTCGATGATCAGCGAAAGAGCCAAAGCGGCCACCGTTGAAATTGTATTGTAA
- a CDS encoding serine hydrolase domain-containing protein, with protein MTKGKTKLILKIAFIAVSISSLFFVPWLLVKAWILPLPDTIPEQVDEAIGHGFDGMIVYVDQVGKPPQYYTGGWHNRESKTPTNPHALFKIASISKLYDAVAVTKLVSDGRLSLDKTIADYLPELVGRIENAEKITLRLMIQHRSGIPNFTDTPNFWAAPTQTFEESLALILDKPANFKPGEDYEYCNTNYLLINKIMDDELGYDNFQFIKEEILVPLNLNHTFGSLNEVNLDEVMSGYHVGHPFDLKADEHGMLATAQDVATFLRALNDGSLFEPGEQEIYASIYEFEHAGWVPGYQSFAKYHEDIDAVLVEFYSTTDPKLYNWNLSEIINNRIVKILKRQRDL; from the coding sequence ATGACAAAGGGAAAAACAAAATTAATTCTGAAGATAGCGTTTATAGCCGTATCTATATCTTCTTTGTTCTTTGTGCCATGGCTATTGGTAAAAGCATGGATACTTCCACTGCCGGATACAATTCCGGAACAAGTAGATGAAGCCATCGGTCATGGATTTGATGGAATGATTGTTTATGTTGACCAAGTTGGCAAACCGCCTCAGTATTATACCGGAGGTTGGCATAATCGAGAATCTAAGACGCCGACCAATCCGCACGCATTATTTAAGATTGCCAGCATTAGCAAGCTATACGACGCTGTGGCTGTTACAAAATTGGTAAGTGATGGGCGGCTTTCTCTAGATAAAACAATCGCAGATTATTTGCCGGAACTTGTGGGAAGAATCGAAAACGCGGAAAAAATCACTTTGAGGTTGATGATACAACACAGAAGCGGAATCCCCAATTTTACGGATACTCCGAATTTTTGGGCAGCTCCAACACAGACTTTTGAAGAAAGTCTTGCCTTGATTCTGGACAAACCGGCCAATTTTAAACCGGGCGAGGACTATGAATATTGCAACACCAATTACCTTTTAATCAATAAGATAATGGATGATGAGTTGGGATATGATAACTTTCAATTCATTAAAGAGGAAATCCTTGTGCCGCTAAATCTTAACCACACCTTCGGTTCGCTCAATGAAGTGAACCTGGATGAGGTGATGAGTGGCTACCATGTAGGGCATCCCTTTGATTTAAAGGCCGACGAACATGGCATGTTGGCTACTGCCCAAGACGTAGCCACTTTTCTGCGAGCATTGAATGATGGATCATTGTTTGAACCGGGAGAACAGGAAATATATGCTTCCATTTATGAGTTTGAACATGCGGGTTGGGTTCCGGGATACCAAAGTTTTGCAAAATACCATGAAGATATTGATGCCGTGCTTGTAGAGTTTTATAGCACAACAGACCCAAAACTGTACAATTGGAACTTATCGGAGATCATCAACAATAGGATCGTTAAAATTCTGAAAAGGCAGAGGGACTTATAG
- a CDS encoding TrlF family AAA-like ATPase has protein sequence MEKMEKGSQWRKWDLHFHTPSSYDYGDNSVTNQEIIDTLFANNISVVAITDHHVMDVERITELQSLGKAKGITVLPGIEFLSDSRGRAPVHFIGIFSEDCNLTHIWGQIENKTNISKIKGEGAKINEVYCNIETTIELIKELGGLTSIHAGEKSNTVENITHSLPHGEAQKTLIAKSVDFYELGKPEDKEGYLNIVFPAIKKHIPMIICSDNHNIKKYVLKENCWIKADTTFEGLKQVVYESKQRVRIQALKPHEKAGYQVIDSVKISHSDFHLQIIHLNQNLNSIIGGRSTGKSILLGAIAKKLNSDKEVKYGNEEYINFVNEVVSNLVVTWKDGTVNDKRDIEYFPQSYMYTLARNKNKELDNLIESIIKQDSSKNQLISNYETFSSENNTDITNKVNKIFQLQEDLVKRRNLLKEKGDKKGIETEIEKLTKELAELKSKSQISEDDLDNYSKLRTQKDSLSKSNEFLRDEISRIENLKEKFFINKEIDFELVSISENNRKEIRQKFDELRGKFQREWEAEIDKTQATNSSVRQANEKAIDEINKNPIYIKGLEAFQNNTQYREVERKLKIQKDKLADILVIKGEVDKLKEQIESFKNSIKDAHREYLNKIEAFKENLSVSRDKLEIKASAKLNKRGYKDLLYSSINQQSYHGQNIVGVELETNENYFTSVNQLFDKLLEKNVTLKGQYNHNSLCQKLMASNFFEVSYDIVYDDIFNQMSEGKKAFVVLLLLLDFSNKDCPILIDQPEDDLDNRAIYKDLVTYLVKKKKERQIILVTHNPNIVVGSDSELIIVANQNGTDSPNKNGIKFQYVSGSLENTREFDDSVTITLDSKGIKEHVCEILEGGNDAFKQRERKYAIAME, from the coding sequence ATGGAAAAAATGGAAAAAGGTTCTCAGTGGAGAAAATGGGATTTACATTTTCATACACCTTCATCATATGATTATGGAGATAATTCCGTGACTAATCAAGAAATCATAGATACTCTTTTTGCAAATAACATTTCTGTAGTGGCTATAACAGACCACCACGTTATGGACGTTGAAAGAATTACAGAACTTCAAAGTTTGGGAAAAGCTAAGGGAATAACAGTTCTACCTGGAATCGAATTTTTGTCTGATTCCAGAGGTCGAGCACCTGTACACTTTATTGGAATTTTCTCAGAAGATTGCAACTTAACTCATATTTGGGGACAAATTGAGAACAAAACGAACATCTCAAAAATTAAAGGAGAAGGAGCAAAAATTAATGAAGTTTATTGTAATATCGAAACCACTATTGAACTTATCAAAGAGTTAGGTGGTCTTACGAGTATTCACGCTGGTGAGAAATCAAATACAGTTGAAAACATAACTCATTCTTTACCACACGGAGAAGCCCAGAAAACTCTTATTGCTAAAAGCGTTGATTTTTACGAACTGGGCAAACCCGAAGATAAAGAAGGTTACTTGAATATTGTATTTCCTGCTATCAAGAAGCATATCCCAATGATTATATGCTCTGATAATCATAATATTAAAAAGTATGTCTTAAAAGAAAATTGTTGGATTAAAGCTGACACTACATTTGAAGGTTTGAAACAAGTTGTTTATGAATCAAAACAACGAGTAAGAATTCAAGCATTAAAACCTCACGAAAAAGCAGGTTATCAAGTAATTGATTCAGTCAAAATATCACATAGCGACTTTCATTTACAAATTATTCACTTGAACCAAAACTTAAATTCTATTATTGGTGGACGCTCAACTGGTAAGTCAATTCTATTAGGTGCAATAGCAAAAAAGCTTAATAGTGATAAAGAAGTAAAATATGGAAATGAAGAATATATAAATTTTGTAAACGAGGTCGTATCCAACTTAGTTGTTACGTGGAAAGATGGAACTGTTAATGATAAAAGAGACATTGAATACTTTCCACAAAGCTATATGTACACGTTAGCAAGAAATAAGAACAAAGAACTTGATAACCTCATAGAAAGCATTATAAAGCAAGATAGTTCTAAAAATCAGTTGATTTCAAACTATGAAACCTTTAGTAGCGAAAACAATACAGATATAACCAACAAGGTTAATAAAATATTTCAATTACAAGAAGATTTGGTCAAAAGACGCAATCTCTTGAAGGAAAAAGGAGACAAAAAAGGAATTGAAACTGAAATTGAAAAACTCACAAAAGAGTTAGCTGAGCTTAAAAGTAAATCTCAAATATCCGAAGACGATTTGGACAATTATTCCAAATTAAGGACACAAAAAGACTCATTATCAAAATCTAATGAGTTTTTAAGAGATGAAATATCAAGAATTGAAAATCTTAAAGAAAAGTTCTTCATCAACAAAGAAATTGATTTTGAACTCGTTTCAATTTCCGAGAATAACCGAAAGGAAATCAGGCAAAAATTTGATGAATTAAGAGGGAAATTTCAACGAGAATGGGAAGCGGAAATAGATAAAACCCAAGCTACCAACTCTTCTGTCAGACAAGCAAATGAAAAAGCAATTGATGAAATAAATAAAAACCCTATTTACATTAAAGGTCTGGAAGCTTTTCAGAATAATACTCAGTACCGAGAAGTAGAAAGAAAATTGAAAATTCAAAAAGACAAACTTGCTGACATACTTGTAATAAAAGGGGAAGTTGACAAACTAAAAGAACAAATAGAATCCTTCAAAAACTCTATCAAAGATGCTCACAGAGAATATTTAAACAAAATTGAAGCCTTTAAGGAGAATTTGAGCGTTTCAAGAGATAAACTTGAAATCAAAGCATCTGCTAAACTTAATAAGCGTGGATATAAGGATTTGTTGTACAGTAGCATAAATCAACAAAGTTATCACGGACAAAACATAGTCGGAGTTGAGTTAGAAACCAATGAAAATTATTTTACCTCTGTTAATCAGCTATTTGACAAGCTCTTAGAAAAAAATGTCACACTCAAAGGTCAATATAATCATAACTCGTTATGTCAAAAGTTGATGGCAAGTAACTTTTTTGAAGTGTCATACGATATAGTTTATGATGACATTTTCAATCAGATGTCAGAAGGTAAAAAGGCTTTTGTTGTTCTTCTACTTTTGCTTGATTTTAGTAATAAAGATTGTCCGATTTTGATTGACCAACCCGAAGATGATTTAGATAACAGGGCTATTTACAAGGACTTAGTTACATACTTAGTTAAAAAGAAAAAGGAACGTCAAATAATACTTGTAACTCACAATCCAAACATTGTGGTCGGTTCGGATTCAGAATTAATTATTGTTGCTAATCAAAATGGAACTGATTCGCCCAATAAAAACGGAATTAAATTTCAATATGTTTCTGGCAGTTTGGAAAACACGCGAGAATTTGATGACTCTGTAACGATTACTCTTGATTCTAAAGGTATTAAAGAACACGTTTGTGAGATACTTGAAGGCGGAAATGACGCTTTCAAACAAAGAGAAAGGAAGTATGCGATTGCAATGGAATAG